One window of Vespa velutina chromosome 2, iVesVel2.1, whole genome shotgun sequence genomic DNA carries:
- the LOC124957783 gene encoding slit homolog 2 protein-like gives MIMTTTTTMSTMMTIIYIIFTILNLIVQINCKCSLTSNVNGEQSIAYACTDSELSDLDEISNEAEWIEFSVSRIHTIPDDTFSRFRNLKRLSFYNCHIDSISRNAFRGIQLLDWLIFYGTKLHVARTAWFQHLPNLRKLILHRCGIVYIEADVFRSLSKLEILSLYDNELDCIPIDELTFLRSLRSIRINENPWLCECKRKLERFFRERHIFENVGTEEKIMPVYKSSRQCMEKINIFVNSRHPTNSNTKILEEGGEFQTSTLRSLDRLPDKTTWIELSDLKLDVIPSYTFFRFGNTLRSLEFRNCIIEKIEPNAFAGLYKLERLSFVNNDLPRIETNWFRDLVNLHRLIIARNEIEYIHEYTFWHLRNNLKYLDIRNNHLRCLSIEEIKRLIKLDRLDATGNPWNCTCRENLEKILLKMNIGFEISVGKCYDDESQILSVIEERHRNQTSVKTNSITGSIHWGSFEESLNENTNVSVLIPVTTTMSTTQVEVTQQSTTKFINTSNIITTLEPTIHNGTCTLDNNSQQVYICTGLTSINPVNSIDIRAEEIIIVLSNIPVIPPESFQRFKGYLKKLEFHDCGIEKIATGAFIGLYNLEYLSIYNNALESFKKDYLIGLTTNLKYLNLSRNRISKIDNDVFDLFPNLIGLDISDNAMNCIGIEHIEHRLVYLKSFKVIGNPWSCLCSVKLTEFLDKRNLPYDKNTLIDKSECYGTRESSSTVSPSTPFLTTKPTLIITSTKEEETPSTIEGVCTYHRKDNNEFTYVCTGGNILLFNTIPNEVTAIEFHEGHLPRLPAGTLSKFVNLRKLLIRNSGLSTIEPKAFDDLKELKILAIQDNPLTMVDGTWLNLNELERLDLRGNTIRYIAPQSFRNLSKLQYLNLEGNDLKCIFTSDINEMPEIHIIEYSGNPLKWKCRLELEQFLEMRKIKFVKIEKSCEGKTYMRNVLWQNQSVYYYEECQSCSSGSRIKFSMILPMFIIYLKFYRL, from the exons ATGAtcatgacaacgacgacgacaatgtcgacgatgatgacaataatatatataatttttacaatcctCAATCTGATCGTTCAGATTAATTGCAAATGCAGTTTAACATCTAATGTCAACGGTGAACAATCTATTGCATATGCCTGTACTGATAGCGAATTGAGCGACCTCGATGAAATTTCAAACGAGGCCGAATGGATTGAATTTTCTGTATCCCGAATACATACAATACCCGATGATACATTTTCGAGATTCCGCAATCTCAAAAGATTGTCATTTTATAATTGCCACATAGATTCAATATCTCGTAATGCCTTTCGCGGAATACAATTGTTGGATTGGCTTATATTCTATGGTACCAAACTTCATGTAGCTAGGACCGCTTGGTTTCAACATTTACCAAACCTGAGGAAACTCATTTTGCATAG ATGTGGAATAGTCTACATAGAAGCGGACGTTTTTCGATCGCTAtcaaaattggaaatattaagTTTGTACGACAACGAACTCGATTGTATTCCTATTGACGAATTAACATTCCTCAGATCGTTGAGGAGCatacgaataaatgaaaatcctTGGTTATGCGAATGCAAACGAAAATTAGAAAGATTCTTTCGCGAGCGAcatattttcgaaaatgttggaactgaagaaaaaattatgccTGTATATAAAAGTTCGCGACAATGTATggaaaagattaatatttttgttaattcgaGACATCCGACTAATTCGAATACAAAAATTTTGGAAGAA ggAGGAGAGTTTCAAACCTCGACACTTCGTTCGTTAGACCGTCTTCCAGATAAAACAACCTGGATCGAATTGTCCGACCTAAAGTTAGATGTAATTCCGTCCTATACGTTTTTCCGGTTTGGAAATACCTTAAGAAGTTTGGAATTTCGCAATTGCattatcgaaaaaatcgaACCAAATGCATTTGCTGGATTATACAAATTGGAACGTTTGTCGttcgttaataatgatttaccAAGAATAGAAACTAATTGGTTCCGAGATCTCGTTAATTTGCATAGATTGATCATCGCAAGGAATGAGATAGAATATATTCATGAATATACCTTCTGGCATTTGAGAAATAATCTTAAATATCTTGATATACGTAATAATCATTTACGTTGTTTATCGATCGAAGagattaaaagattaataaaattagataGATTAGATGCTACTGGTAATCCATGGAATTGTACTTGTCGTGAGAATTTGgaaaaaattctattgaaaatgaatattgGATTTGAGATAAGCGTTGGTAAATGTTACGACGACGAAAGTCAAATATTATCTGTTATAGAAGAACGACATAGAAATCAg ACGAGCGTAAAAACGAATTCGATAACTGGAAGCATACATTGGGGATCGTTCGAAGAGAGTTTGAACGAGAACACAAATGTTAGCGTATTAATACCAGTTACAACGACAATGTCTACGACCCAAGTAGAAGTAACACAACAATCAACAaccaaatttattaataccagtaatattattaccacATTAGAACCTACGATACACAATGGAACCTGTACTTTGGATAATAATTCTCAAcaagtatatatttgtactGGTTTGACCTCAATCAATCCGGTGAATTCAATAGATATCAGAGcagaagaaattataattgttttgtCTAATATACCGGTAATACCACCAGAATCTTTTCAACGTTTCAAgggttatttaaaaaaattagaatttcaTGATTGCGGAATCGAAAAAATTGCGACCGGTGCCTTTATCGGACTCTACAATCTCGAGTAtctatcaatatataataacgcattggaatcatttaaaaaagattatctGATAGGTCTGACGACgaacttgaaatatttaaatctttcaaGGAATCGTATATCAAAGATCGACAATGACGTTTTTGATCTTTTCCCAAATCTCATCGGGCTCGATATTTCCGACAATGCAATGAATTGTATTGGCATAGAACACATAGAACATCGATTGGTTTATTTGAAATCGTTCAAAGTAATTGGTAATCCTTGGAGTTGTCTTTGTAGTGTCAAATTGACTGAATTTTTGGATAAACGAAATTTGCCATACGATAAGAATACATTGATCGATAAATCGGAGTGTTATGGTACACGCGAATCATCCTCGACTGTCTCGCCATCGACACCATTTTTAACGACAAAGCCAACGTTGATTATAACGagtacaaaagaagaagaaacaccGAGTACAATAGAAGGTGTTTGTACTTAtcatagaaaagataataatgaatttacaTACGTTTGTACAGGTggaaatatattactttttaatacgATTCCAAATGAGGTAACGGCTATTGAGTTTCACGAAGGACATTTACCACGTTTACCTGCTGGTACATTATCAAAATTCGTTAATTTACGTAAATTACTTATTAGAAATTCTGGTTTAAGTACAATCGAGCCAAAAGCATTCGACGATCTGAAGGAACTTAAAATATTGGCTATACAAGATAATCCATTGACTATGGTCGATGGTACCTGGTTGAATTTGAACGAACTCGAGAGACTCGATTTACGTGGTAACACGATAAGATATATCGCACCGCAATCCTTTCGTAATCTTTCAAAATTACAATATCTCAATTTGGAAGGTAACGATTTGAAATGCATATTTACGAGTGATATAAACGAAATGCCGGAAAttcatataatagaatattcgGGTAATCCGCTTAAATGGAAATGCAGATTGGAATTGGAGCAATTTTTGGAAATGcgtaaaattaaattcgttAAGATCGAGAAATCGTGCGAAGGAAAGACATATATGAGGAATGTACTTTGGCAAAATCAATCGGTTTATTACTACGAGGAGTGTCAGTCGTGTTCGTCAGGTTCCAGAATCAAATTCTCAATGATACTGccaatgtttattatatatttaaaattttatcgtttataa